The following are from one region of the Halarcobacter sp. genome:
- the purS gene encoding phosphoribosylformylglycinamidine synthase subunit PurS yields MKAIVNVALKQGVLDDQGKATHHALDTLGFKEVVKDVRIGKQIIMELNSSSEAEAKEEVTNMCEKLLANTVIEDYEIEIIG; encoded by the coding sequence ATGAAAGCAATTGTAAATGTAGCATTAAAACAAGGTGTTTTAGATGATCAAGGTAAAGCAACTCATCATGCATTAGACACATTAGGTTTTAAAGAAGTTGTGAAAGATGTTAGAATTGGTAAACAAATTATTATGGAGTTAAACTCTTCAAGTGAAGCTGAAGCTAAAGAAGAAGTTACAAATATGTGTGAGAAACTTCTTGCAAACACTGTAATTGAAGATTACGAAATAGAAATAATAGGTTAA
- the purQ gene encoding phosphoribosylformylglycinamidine synthase I, with translation MNVTVLQFPGTNCEYDTKYAFERLGCDVTIVWHKDKQIPENTELLVIPGGFSYGDYLRSGAIARFANIMDSVQAYAAKGGKVLGICNGFQILLEAGLLPGAMKRNNTLHFISKFKNLKVINNDNIFLSKLKKDQVVNIPVAHHDGNYFIDEAGLKELEENNQILLRYCDEAGNIESLNGSVSHIAGICNKDKNVFGLMPHPERAMEELLGCADGEDMLRGFLK, from the coding sequence ATGAATGTAACTGTATTACAATTTCCTGGTACTAATTGTGAGTATGATACAAAATATGCTTTCGAAAGATTAGGATGTGATGTAACAATTGTTTGGCATAAAGATAAACAAATACCTGAAAATACTGAATTACTAGTTATTCCTGGTGGATTTTCTTATGGGGATTATTTAAGAAGTGGTGCTATTGCTAGATTTGCAAATATTATGGATTCTGTTCAAGCTTATGCTGCAAAAGGTGGAAAAGTTTTAGGTATTTGTAATGGATTTCAAATTCTTTTAGAAGCAGGTTTATTACCTGGAGCTATGAAAAGAAACAACACTTTACATTTTATCTCAAAATTTAAAAACTTAAAAGTTATAAACAATGACAATATCTTTTTATCTAAATTAAAAAAAGATCAAGTTGTAAATATTCCTGTAGCTCACCATGATGGTAACTACTTTATTGATGAAGCAGGATTAAAAGAGTTAGAAGAGAATAATCAAATCCTTTTAAGATATTGTGATGAGGCTGGAAATATAGAATCTCTTAATGGTTCAGTTTCTCATATTGCAGGGATCTGTAACAAAGATAAAAATGTATTTGGTCTTATGCCTCATCCAGAAAGAGCAATGGAAGAACTATTAGGTTGTGCTGATGGTGAAGATATGCTAAGAGGATTCTTGAAATAG
- a CDS encoding lysophospholipid acyltransferase family protein, which yields MLSRIRGFIVLIQFSITVGIVIVLMYTFRNHTHKVIKGWMKIQMYLLGIKLEQVGKLDESCDMVVLNHQSLLDIIVMEYIHPRNLAWIAKKEITDLVFFGHIIKAPRMISVDREDKAGVIKLLKDCKDRLSQGRPIAVFPEGTRSTGKRMLSFKPGAKMIANKFNLKVQPAIIINTREILDSKSLKQKPGKVKVIYLDPVQADKKTDWFEKLEEDMNRVFNEEKDS from the coding sequence ATGTTATCAAGAATTAGAGGTTTTATAGTATTAATACAATTTTCAATTACTGTAGGTATAGTAATTGTTTTAATGTATACATTTAGAAATCATACTCATAAAGTTATAAAAGGTTGGATGAAAATCCAAATGTATCTTTTAGGAATAAAGTTAGAGCAAGTTGGAAAACTAGATGAATCTTGTGATATGGTAGTTTTAAACCATCAAAGTTTGTTAGATATTATAGTTATGGAATATATTCATCCAAGAAATTTAGCTTGGATTGCAAAAAAAGAGATTACAGATTTAGTCTTTTTTGGACATATTATTAAAGCACCAAGAATGATATCTGTAGATAGAGAAGATAAAGCAGGTGTTATTAAACTTTTAAAAGATTGTAAAGATAGATTATCTCAAGGAAGACCAATAGCAGTTTTTCCAGAAGGTACTAGAAGTACAGGTAAAAGAATGTTGTCATTTAAACCAGGTGCTAAAATGATTGCAAATAAATTCAACTTAAAAGTTCAACCAGCAATTATTATAAATACTAGAGAGATACTAGATTCTAAAAGTTTAAAACAAAAACCAGGAAAAGTAAAAGTAATCTATTTGGATCCAGTACAAGCCGATAAAAAAACAGATTGGTTTGAAAAACTAGAAGAGGATATGAATAGAGTTTTTAACGAAGAGAAAGATAGTTAA